A genomic stretch from Chloroflexota bacterium includes:
- the mfd gene encoding transcription-repair coupling factor has protein sequence MTSPTRSGADRRIAVLSAELAAHLPAATSSPLRVPAAARAAHLAARRGGVAELAPLVAVVRNDEEAHRLTDDLAAWLPAGMVRVLSERAALPLERALPEHDESGERLEVLDLLAGRHHHLVVVAPLLALVQRTLSPAQLAAARVSLRVGERIEQRVLLKALVAGGYEAAVEVSGVGEFANRGGIIDLWPPGTVDPLRFELFGDQVESIRAFDPMTQGSRRRVERAVLLPASEFLPGGGWQALAEHAPDLPSEALQADLARLEQGDLAEAAETWAALLTAGPATEHIPASAHVVLTDPAELRAIAADLDVQATERRAGLIASGELPDAWPLPYEAAAALAVLESRAVEVLDEGGTDAGYATAPSLPGRADRIGSWLAELGAGRRLVVTTDQASRVGELLEEEGRAVAPVAELHEAPPAGGIGLVHGSLSGGFTHAPSGLQLLTDRELFGATRVRRLTPSKRSMTRDLIGKLAVGDAVVHIDHGIARYAGMTQREYGGATKEYLQLDFAGDDKIFLPADQIGRITRYSGGPAPTLSRLGGTDWERTKGRVRRAVAELAEDLLAIYAARASAPGFSFSPDTTWQRELEEAFPYTETKDQERTIQEVKADMLRRRPMDRLVCGDVGYGKTEVALRAAFKAVQDGKQVAVLVPTTVLAQQHLGTFRRRLAPFPVRVGMLSRFVGKAEQARIVDATAGGEVDILIGTHRILSKDIAFADLGLLVVDEEQRFGVGHKERIKSMRREVDVLTLSATPIPRTLHLSLVGIRDLSVIETPPEARLPILTRIAEDDDGLVRDAINRELDRGGQVFYVHNRVETIEAAAERVRRLVPRAKVAIGHGQMAEGMLERVMLDYDAGRFDVLVCTTIIESGLDIPNANTIVIARADTLGLAQLYQLRGRVGRSDRRAYAYLLHRRGQPLSAVARKRLHAIFSASDLGAGYQIALSDLEIRGAGNILGPEQHGFMAAVGFELYTRMLAEAVEAGRGRVVAPETAAIRLDLPGSAYLPDDFIADAGAKLEAYRRFAAIHDEADVVALRAELRDRFGPAPEPVEGLFRAVAVRMAAEKAGVPEVHAEPGRVTLKWPRYDRATVVRALTVAGFRPVAASNQVRIPVPPGRDPVETALGALAALEASSP, from the coding sequence GTGACCTCCCCGACCCGAAGCGGAGCCGACCGGCGCATCGCCGTCCTGTCCGCCGAGCTGGCGGCGCACTTGCCGGCCGCGACCTCCAGCCCGCTGCGGGTCCCGGCCGCGGCCCGCGCCGCGCACCTGGCCGCTCGACGGGGTGGCGTGGCGGAGCTGGCGCCGCTGGTGGCGGTGGTGCGGAACGACGAGGAGGCACACCGCCTCACCGATGACCTCGCCGCCTGGCTGCCGGCGGGAATGGTTCGCGTCCTCTCGGAGCGCGCCGCCCTGCCGCTGGAGCGAGCCCTGCCCGAGCACGATGAGTCGGGCGAACGGCTGGAGGTCCTTGACCTGCTGGCCGGCCGCCATCATCACCTGGTCGTGGTGGCTCCGCTGCTGGCGCTGGTGCAGCGAACCCTCTCCCCTGCCCAGCTGGCCGCCGCGCGGGTTTCGCTGCGGGTCGGTGAGCGGATCGAGCAGCGAGTGCTGCTGAAGGCCCTCGTCGCCGGCGGCTACGAGGCGGCGGTCGAGGTCAGCGGCGTGGGGGAATTCGCCAACCGCGGCGGGATCATCGACCTATGGCCGCCTGGGACCGTCGATCCCCTGAGGTTCGAGCTCTTCGGCGACCAGGTCGAATCCATTCGTGCGTTCGACCCGATGACTCAGGGCAGCCGGCGCCGCGTCGAGCGCGCCGTGCTCCTGCCGGCCAGCGAATTCCTCCCGGGCGGTGGCTGGCAGGCCCTGGCCGAGCACGCGCCGGACCTTCCCTCGGAGGCTCTGCAGGCTGACCTGGCGCGACTCGAGCAGGGCGACCTGGCCGAGGCGGCGGAGACGTGGGCAGCCCTCCTCACCGCTGGCCCGGCGACCGAGCACATCCCCGCGAGCGCACACGTCGTGCTGACTGACCCGGCTGAGCTGCGCGCGATCGCTGCCGACCTGGATGTGCAGGCCACTGAGCGACGCGCGGGGCTGATCGCCTCGGGCGAGCTCCCCGACGCCTGGCCCCTGCCGTACGAGGCTGCGGCCGCCCTGGCCGTCCTCGAGTCACGCGCCGTCGAGGTGCTCGACGAAGGCGGTACCGATGCCGGGTACGCCACCGCCCCGTCGCTGCCGGGACGCGCCGACCGCATCGGCTCTTGGCTGGCCGAGCTTGGGGCGGGAAGGCGATTGGTGGTGACGACCGACCAGGCCAGCCGTGTCGGCGAGCTGCTCGAGGAGGAGGGACGGGCAGTGGCGCCGGTGGCCGAGCTGCATGAGGCTCCCCCGGCCGGAGGCATCGGCCTCGTCCATGGCTCGCTCTCGGGCGGTTTCACCCACGCGCCTTCGGGGTTGCAGCTGCTCACCGACCGTGAGCTGTTCGGCGCAACCCGCGTCCGACGCCTGACGCCCTCGAAGCGTTCGATGACGCGCGACCTGATCGGGAAGCTGGCGGTCGGCGACGCGGTGGTCCACATCGATCACGGCATCGCCCGATACGCGGGCATGACGCAGCGCGAGTACGGCGGCGCGACCAAGGAGTACCTCCAGCTCGACTTCGCCGGCGACGACAAGATCTTCCTGCCCGCCGACCAGATCGGGCGCATCACGCGCTACAGCGGCGGCCCCGCGCCGACCCTCTCCCGCCTGGGCGGGACCGATTGGGAGCGCACCAAGGGGCGGGTGCGGCGCGCGGTCGCCGAGCTGGCCGAGGACCTGCTGGCGATCTACGCGGCGCGCGCGTCGGCACCGGGGTTCAGCTTTTCCCCGGACACGACCTGGCAGCGTGAGCTGGAGGAGGCGTTCCCCTATACCGAGACGAAGGACCAGGAACGGACCATCCAGGAGGTCAAGGCCGACATGCTGCGCCGCCGGCCGATGGATCGGCTCGTGTGCGGCGACGTCGGCTACGGCAAGACCGAGGTGGCCCTGCGTGCTGCGTTCAAGGCCGTTCAGGACGGCAAGCAGGTCGCGGTGCTGGTGCCCACCACGGTGTTGGCACAGCAGCACCTGGGCACCTTCCGGCGCCGGCTGGCGCCATTCCCGGTGCGGGTCGGGATGCTGAGCCGATTCGTCGGCAAGGCCGAGCAGGCCCGGATCGTGGATGCCACGGCCGGGGGAGAGGTCGACATCCTGATCGGGACGCATCGGATCCTGTCGAAGGACATCGCCTTCGCCGACCTGGGCCTGCTGGTGGTCGACGAGGAGCAGCGCTTCGGGGTCGGCCACAAGGAGCGAATCAAGTCGATGCGCCGCGAGGTCGACGTCCTGACCCTGTCGGCCACGCCGATCCCCCGCACGCTGCACCTCTCCCTGGTCGGGATCCGCGACCTGTCGGTGATCGAGACGCCGCCGGAAGCGCGGCTGCCGATCCTGACCCGCATCGCGGAGGACGACGACGGCCTGGTGCGTGACGCCATCAACCGCGAGCTGGACCGCGGCGGGCAGGTCTTCTACGTCCACAACCGGGTCGAGACGATCGAGGCGGCCGCCGAGCGGGTTCGTCGCCTGGTGCCGCGGGCCAAGGTGGCCATCGGCCATGGACAGATGGCGGAGGGGATGCTCGAGAGGGTGATGCTCGACTACGACGCCGGCCGCTTCGACGTGCTGGTGTGCACCACCATCATCGAGTCGGGGCTCGACATCCCGAACGCGAACACGATCGTCATCGCCCGCGCCGATACGCTGGGGCTGGCGCAGCTCTACCAGCTGCGCGGCCGGGTCGGCCGCTCTGACCGACGCGCCTACGCCTACCTGCTCCACCGCCGAGGTCAGCCGCTGTCTGCCGTGGCGCGCAAGCGGCTGCATGCCATCTTCTCGGCGTCGGACCTGGGTGCCGGTTACCAGATCGCGCTGTCAGACCTCGAGATTCGTGGGGCCGGCAACATCCTGGGCCCCGAGCAGCACGGCTTCATGGCTGCGGTCGGCTTCGAGCTGTACACCCGCATGCTGGCCGAGGCGGTCGAGGCCGGGCGTGGCCGGGTGGTCGCCCCCGAGACGGCCGCGATCCGGCTCGACCTGCCCGGATCGGCATACCTGCCCGACGACTTCATTGCCGATGCCGGCGCCAAGCTGGAGGCCTATCGCCGCTTTGCCGCGATCCACGACGAGGCCGATGTCGTCGCTCTGCGGGCCGAGCTGCGCGACCGATTCGGCCCCGCCCCGGAGCCGGTGGAGGGGCTCTTCCGCGCGGTCGCGGTGCGCATGGCCGCCGAAAAGGCGGGCGTGCCCGAGGTGCACGCCGAGCCGGGGCGGGTCACGCTCAAGTGGCCGCGCTACGACCGAGCCACCGTCGTGCGGGCGTTGACCGTGGCGGGCTTCCGGCCGGTCGCCGCGTCGAATCAGGTGCGCATCCCGGTGCCGCCCGGTCGCGACCCGGTCGAAACCGCGCTGGGAGCGTTGGCGGCCCTGGAGGCTAGTAGTCCTTGA